A stretch of Candidatus Neomarinimicrobiota bacterium DNA encodes these proteins:
- a CDS encoding DNA-3-methyladenine glycosylase 2 family protein — translation MNSQLSAQIALGCEQLSVSDQRLKTLIDTFGPPRLERGGDPFQALVRSIIFQQISGKAARAIFNRFLAIFPDSEFPSPRVLSQTEIDPLRAAGLSQRKSEYVTGIGHAFLDHEFLGKTIDHLSDIEVSEKLTSIRGVGQWTADMFMIFTLARLDVLPLNDQGIKNGMQSFFELDHLPVSDEMLALTEHWKPYRSIASWYMWKVVDEAFEWDEG, via the coding sequence ATGAATAGTCAGTTATCAGCACAGATTGCCCTGGGTTGTGAGCAACTCTCCGTATCAGACCAGCGCCTCAAAACTCTCATAGATACCTTTGGACCACCTCGTTTGGAACGGGGCGGTGATCCCTTTCAGGCCCTGGTTCGTTCAATCATATTTCAACAGATTAGCGGCAAGGCGGCTCGCGCCATATTTAATCGTTTTTTGGCCATTTTTCCTGATTCCGAGTTTCCCTCTCCCCGGGTATTGTCACAAACCGAAATTGACCCCCTCAGAGCGGCTGGTCTTTCCCAGCGTAAATCGGAATATGTCACTGGAATCGGGCATGCCTTTCTAGATCATGAATTTTTGGGAAAGACCATTGACCATCTTTCAGATATTGAGGTATCAGAGAAGTTGACCAGTATTCGTGGTGTGGGGCAGTGGACAGCGGATATGTTTATGATTTTTACACTGGCACGACTGGATGTCCTGCCCTTGAATGATCAGGGTATTAAAAACGGGATGCAGTCCTTTTTTGAGCTTGATCATTTACCTGTCTCTGATGAAATGCTGGCGCTGACTGAGCATTGGAAACCGTATCGTTCCATTGCCTCCTGGTATATGTGGAAGGTTGTGGATGAAGCTTTTGAGTGGGACGAGGGTTAA
- the pgl gene encoding 6-phosphogluconolactonase, giving the protein MQLLNISPDLDQLNISLAAAMVAELERVEAAGMKPLTLAISGGRTPLGLLAHLVENYSHSPIWKQLDLLWVDERHVPFDDPDSNYGNARPFIEALGIRPNHIHPMGRQPDTALAAREYHEFLIQLGSQRPQGVALFDLMLLGLGPDGHVASLFPGTEHTQDIELCKATIQPESGQARISLTLAALNSTNCCIFMASGVGKADIISRVYQALPNPELPASLIAPRHKPIWFIDRVAASLL; this is encoded by the coding sequence ATGCAGCTATTGAATATTTCACCTGATCTGGACCAGCTTAACATCAGCCTGGCAGCTGCCATGGTTGCTGAGTTGGAGCGGGTGGAGGCAGCAGGAATGAAGCCTTTGACCCTGGCTATTTCAGGCGGCAGAACCCCTCTTGGCTTATTGGCTCATCTGGTGGAAAACTATTCTCACTCACCCATCTGGAAACAACTCGACCTTCTCTGGGTAGATGAACGTCATGTTCCTTTTGATGACCCCGATAGCAATTATGGCAATGCCCGTCCCTTTATTGAAGCCCTGGGCATCCGTCCCAATCATATCCACCCCATGGGTCGTCAACCGGACACAGCTCTGGCAGCCCGGGAATACCATGAATTTCTGATTCAACTTGGAAGTCAGAGACCTCAGGGAGTAGCCCTTTTTGATTTAATGCTTCTGGGTCTGGGACCTGATGGTCATGTGGCGTCCCTCTTTCCTGGAACTGAGCACACCCAAGATATAGAATTATGCAAAGCCACCATTCAGCCGGAATCGGGACAAGCCCGTATCAGCTTGACGCTGGCAGCTTTAAACAGCACGAATTGTTGTATTTTTATGGCCAGCGGGGTTGGCAAAGCTGACATCATTTCACGGGTTTACCAGGCATTGCCAAATCCCGAACTACCGGCCTCCCTGATTGCTCCCCGTCATAAACCCATCTGGTTCATAGACAGGGTAGCAGCCAGTCTCCTCTAA